In a genomic window of Polypterus senegalus isolate Bchr_013 chromosome 13, ASM1683550v1, whole genome shotgun sequence:
- the decr2 gene encoding peroxisomal 2,4-dienoyl-CoA reductase [(3E)-enoyl-CoA-producing]: MAHLSPFTESPEDVETDDCLPSYSYLYSPDLLRGQVAFITGGGSGIGFRIAEIFMRHGCDTVIASRNTERLSQAATKLRATTGRHCLPLQLDVRQPQTIETAVDEALREFGRIDVLVNNAAGNFLCPASELSFNAFRTVMEIDTMGTFNTSKVVFEKYLKDHGGAVVNITATLSYRGQALQVHAGAAKAAVDAMTRHLAVEWGPNNVRVNSLAPGIVSGTEGYRRLGGSSAEASGLVHTIPVRRTGTKTDVAHGVLYLASRAAAYVTGACLVVDGGSWLTSGNSVSAMLGIAPPRSANL; the protein is encoded by the exons ATGGCACACCTGAGCCCATTCACAGAGTCCCCGGAGGACGTGGAGACGGACGACTGCCTGCCCAGCTACTCGTACCTGTACAGCCCGGACCTGCTCAG GGGTCAGGTGGCCTTCATCACCGGAGGAGGGTCTGGCATTGGCTTCCGGATTGCAGAGATCTTCATGCG GCACGGCTGTGACACGGTGATCGCCAGCAGGAACACGGAGCGGCTGTCACAG GCTGCCACAAAGCTGCGTGCCACCACAGGACGCCACTGCCTGCCACTCCAGCTGGACGTGCGCCAGCCCCAGACGATCGAGACCGCTGTGGATGAGGCACTCCGGGAGTTTGGGCGCATCGACGTCCTCGTCAACA ATGCTGCGGGAAATTTCTTGTGCCCTGCGAGCGAATTGTCCTTCAACGCCTTCCGCACCGTCATGGAGATCGACACGATGGGCACCTTTAACACCAGCAAGGTGGTCTTTGAGAAGTACCTGAAG GACCACGGCGGAGCAGTCGTCAACATCACTGCCACTCTGAGCTACAGGGGTCAGGCACTGCAGGTGCATGCGGGCGCTGCCAAGGCCGCAGTAG ATGCAATGACGAGACACCTGGCAGTCGAGTGGGGACCAAACAATGTGCGTGTCAACAGTCTTGCCCCTGGGATCGTGTCGGGCACCGAAGGATACCGCCGCCTGG GTGGCTCGTCGGCCGAGGCGAGTGGACTTGTCCACACCATCCCAGTAAGGCGGACTGGCACCAAGACGGACGTGGCACACGGTGTGCTTTACCTGGCCAGCCGCGCTGCTGCTTATGTGACCGGGGCCTGTCTGGTCGTGGACGGCGGCAGCTGGCTTACCTCGGGCAACAGCGTCTCGGCAATGCTGGGTATTGCGCCCCCCAGATCTGCCAACCTCTGA
- the xpo6 gene encoding exportin-6 isoform X2 encodes MASEEASLRALESLMTEFFHSCTTNQRKREIEELLNNFAQQIGAWRFCLYFLSNTHNEYVMMYSLTVFENLINKMWMGVASEDKVEIRTCLPKLLLSEHKVLPYFIRNKLCKVIVDIGRQDWPMFYHDFFSSTLQLIQSPSTCALGLILLKTTSEELACPREDLSVARKDELRKLLLQQVPTVLGLLSGILETIWEKHSVTAATPPPSPTSADGDNLNNLLQGPYYSKLLSQPVPLLDGESEHLCSLALECLAHLFSWIPLSTSITPSLLATIFHFARLGCDVRGGRGKSKSGGGLSLNGSTCLADGDASLEQARLGVLAMTCINELMSKNCVPLDFEEYLLRMFQQTFFLLQKLTRDNNAHTVKSRLEDVDDSYMEKFTDFLRLFVSVHLRRIESNAQFPVVQFLELLFKYTFHQPTHEGYFSCLDIWTIFLDYLTTKIKSRLADRDTVLNRYRDALVLLLREVLNRIQFRYNQAQLEELDDETLDDDQTEWQRYLRQSLEVVAKVMELLPSHAFSTLFPVLQENLEVYLGLRQFIVTSGSARRLNITAENDCRRLHCSLRDLSSLLQAVGRLAEYFIGDVFGVRFNDAFTVVDRLVEVTCYASQVSLYDLETAVPSVLKPDLIDVHAQSLAALQAYSHWLAQFYSEVQRQSQARFLSLVTTAMDSIAPIISSKVPEKLLLSACHLLVSIATTVRPVFLVTLPAVQNIFNLITDTSARRLPPEARVLVCRALNNTLLLPWPNLPEGEQQWTTRSSNHASLLSALTRDYRLLRGNASLQHRRMGPEDMKTLVQQTLQVLKDIVESISGESTKSRQICYQSLQESVQVSLVLFPVFIHQPDVTDEMLTFFLTLLQGLRVQMGVPFTEQIIQTFLNMFTREQLAESIHHEGSAGCRVVEKFLKILQVVVQEPGQAFKPFLPSIISLCMEQVYPIVAERPSPDVKAELFELLYQVLHHNWRYFFKSSVLASVQRAASEEPMENEAQFIAIMQAFGQSFLQPDIHIFRQNLSYLESLNGKQKLYHKKLFRTSMLFHFINVLLQVLVHRSHDLLQDEIALAVYNMASVDFDGFYSAFLPEFLSSCHGVDSNQRTVLGRNFKMDQDLPSFTQSVHRLVNDLRYYRLCNSSLPPGTVKL; translated from the exons GCTTCCGAGGAGGCCTCGTTGCGGGCTTTGGAGAGCCTGATGACGGAGTTCTTCCACAGCTGCACCACAAACCAGCGCAAGAGAGAGATCG AGGAGCTCTTGAACAACTTCGCCCAGCAGATCGGAGCCTGGAGGTTCTGCCTGTACTTCCTGTCCAACACGCACAACGAGTACGTCATGATGTACAGCTTGACGGTGTTTGAG AATCTGATCAATAAGATGTGGATGGGTGTGGCGTCCGAGGACAAAGTGGAGATCCGCACCTGCCTCCCCAAACTGCTGCTGTCCGAGCACAAAGTGCTGCCCTACTTCATCCGCAACAAGCTGTGCAAGGTGATCGTGGACATCGGCAGGCAGGACTGGCCCATGTTCTACCACGACTTCTTCAGCAGCACCCTGCAG CTGATCCAGTCTCCTTCTACATGTGCACTTGGTCTAATTCTGCTGAAGACCACTTCAGAAGAACTGGCGTGCCCCCGGGAGGACCTCTCCGTGGCCCGTAAAGACGAGTTACGCAAGTTGCTGCTGCAGCAGGTGCCCACTGTGCTTGGCTTGCTTTCAG GAATTTTGGAGACGATCTGGGAGAAGCACAGTGTGACCGCTGCGACGCCACCGCCTTCTCCGACGTCGGCCGATGGGG ACAATTTGAACAATTTGCTCCAAGGCCCTTACTACTCGAAGCTGCTCTCTCAGCCTGTGCCACTCCTGGATGGCGAAAGTGAGCACCTCTGCTCCTTGGCGTTGGAGTGCTTGGCTCATCTCTTCAGCTGGATCCCCTTGTCCACCAGCATCACGCCATCCCTGCTGGCCACCATCTTTCACTTTGCTCGCCTGGGCTGCGACGTCCGTGGCGGAAGAGGCAAGAGCAAGTCGGGGGGCGGTCTGTCTCTGAATGGCAGCACGTGCCTCGCGGATGGAGATGCCAGTCTCGAGCAGGCAcgcctgggcgtcctggccatgACCTGCATCAACGAACTCATGTCAAAGAACTGTGTGCCCTTGGACTTTGAGGAGTACCTCCTGCGAATGTTCCAGCAGACCTTCTTCTTGCTGCAGAAGCTGACCCGAGACAACAACGCTCACACGGTCAAGAGCAGACTGGAGGACGTCGATGACAG CTACATGGAGAAGTTCACGGATTTCCTGCGGCTCTTTGTCAGCGTCCACTTGAGGAGGATCGAGTCGAATGCCCAGTTTCCTGTGGTGCAGTTTTTAGAGCTGCTCTTCAAGTACACCTTCCATCAG CCCACTCATGAAGGGTACTTCTCCTGCCTGGACATCTGGACCATCTTCTTGGACTACCTGACCACCAAAATCAAGAGCCGCCTGGCCGACAGAGACACGGTGTTGAACAG GTACAGAGACGCCTTGGTGCTCTTGCTCAGGGAGGTGCTGAACCGAATCCAGTTCCGCTACAACCAGGCACAGCTGGAAGAGCTGGACGACGAGACCCTCGACGATGAC CAGACAGAATGGCAGCGTTACCTGCGGCAGAGCTTGGAAGTGGTGGCCAAGGTCATGGAGCTTCTCCCGTCGCACGCCTTCTCGACACTG TTTCCCGTGTTGCAGGAGAATCTCGAGGTGTACCTCGGCCTGCGGCAGTTCATCGTCACGTCGGGCTCGG CGCGGAGGCTGAACATCACAGCAGAGAACGACTGCCGGCGCCTGCACTGCTCCCTGCGGGACTTGAGTTCGCTGCTGCAGGCCGTTGGCAGGCTGGCCGAGTATTTCATCGGAGACGTCTTCGGAGTTCGCTTTAACGACGCCTTCACCGTGGTGGACAG ACTCGTGGAGGTGACGTGCTACGCCTCGCAGGTCAGTCTGTATGACTTGGAAACTGCTGTGCCCTCCGTGCTGAAGCCTGACCTGATTGATGT CCACGCCCAGTCCCTGGCTGCCCTGCAGGCCTACTCCCATTGGCTGGCGCAGTTCTACAGTGAAGTGCAGCGACAGAGCCAGGCGCGGTTTTTGTCTCTGGTCACCACTGCCATGGACTCCATCGCGCCCATCATCAGCTCCAAG GTGCCAGAGAAGTTGCTGCTGTCGGCGTGCCATCTGCTCGTGTCGATCGCCACGACGGTGCGGCCCGTGTTCCTGGTGACCCTGCCAGCTGTGCAGAACATCTTCAACCTGATCACCGACACTTCGGCGCGGAGGCTTCCTCCTGAG GCCCGGGTGTTGGTGTGCAGGGCCCTGAACAACACGCTGCTCTTACCGTGGCCCAACCTGCCGGAGGGCGAGCAGCAGTGGACCACCCGCTCCAGCAATCACGCCAGCCTTCTGTCTGCCCTGACACGGGACTACCGACTGCTCCGTGGCAATGCCAGCCTGCAGCACCGCAGAATGGGCCCTGAAGACA TGAAGACCCTGGTGCAGCAGACCCTGCAAGTCCTCAAAGACATCGTGGAGAGCATCTCGGGGGAGTCGACCAAATCGCGGCAGATCTGCTACCAGTCGCTGCAGGAGTCGGTGCAGGTGTCCCTTGTGCTCTTCCCGGTCTTCATACATCAGCCAG ACGTCACGGACGAGATGCTCACCTTCTTCCTCACTCTGCTGCAAGGCCTGAGGGTGCAGATGGGAGTTCCCTTCACTGAACAAATCATTCAGACCTTCCTCAACATGTTTACCAG GGAGCAGCTTGCCGAGAGCATCCACCACGAGGGCAGCGCCGGATGTCGGGTGGTGGAGAAGTTCCTGAAGATCCTGCAGGTTGTGGTACAGGAGCCCGGCCAGGCCTTCAAGCCCTTCCTCCCCAGCATCATCTCGCTGTGCATGGAGCAGGTGTACCCGATTGTGGCCGAG AGGCCATCGCCGGACGTGAAGGCCGAGCTCTTCGAGTTGCTCTATCAGGTTCTGCACCATAACTGGAGGTACTTCTTCAAGTCGTCAGTGCTGGCCAGCGTGCAGAGGGCCGCTTCAGAGGAGCCCATGGAGAATGAAGCGCAGTTTATTGCCATCATGCAG GCTTTTGGGCAGTCGTTCCTCCAGCCAGACATCCACATATTCCGACAGAACTTGTCTTACTTGGAGTCCCTGAACGGCAAACAGAAGCTGTACCACAAG AAGCTCTTCCGCACCTCCATGCTCTTCCACTTCATCAACGTTCTGCTGCAGGTTTTGGTGCACAGGAGCCACGACTTGCTGCAGGACGAGATCGCGCTGGCCGTCTACAACATGGCGTCTGTCGACTTTGACGGCTTCTACTCCGCCTTCCTGCCCGAGTTTCTCAGCAGCTGCCATGGCGTGGACTCCAATCAGCGCACGGTGTTGGGGCGCAACTTCAAGATGGACcag GACCTGCCATCCTTCACCCAGAGTGTGCACAGGCTGGTGAACGACCTGCGGTACTACAGACTTTGCAACAGCAGTTTGCCACCTGGGACGGTGAAACTCTAG
- the xpo6 gene encoding exportin-6 isoform X1: MASEEASLRALESLMTEFFHSCTTNQRKREIEELLNNFAQQIGAWRFCLYFLSNTHNEYVMMYSLTVFENLINKMWMGVASEDKVEIRTCLPKLLLSEHKVLPYFIRNKLCKVIVDIGRQDWPMFYHDFFSSTLQLIQSPSTCALGLILLKTTSEELACPREDLSVARKDELRKLLLQQVPTVLGLLSGILETIWEKHSVTAATPPPSPTSADGDNLNNLLQGPYYSKLLSQPVPLLDGESEHLCSLALECLAHLFSWIPLSTSITPSLLATIFHFARLGCDVRGGRGKSKSGGGLSLNGSTCLADGDASLEQARLGVLAMTCINELMSKNCVPLDFEEYLLRMFQQTFFLLQKLTRDNNAHTVKSRLEDVDDSYMEKFTDFLRLFVSVHLRRIESNAQFPVVQFLELLFKYTFHQPTHEGYFSCLDIWTIFLDYLTTKIKSRLADRDTVLNRYRDALVLLLREVLNRIQFRYNQAQLEELDDETLDDDQQTEWQRYLRQSLEVVAKVMELLPSHAFSTLFPVLQENLEVYLGLRQFIVTSGSARRLNITAENDCRRLHCSLRDLSSLLQAVGRLAEYFIGDVFGVRFNDAFTVVDRLVEVTCYASQVSLYDLETAVPSVLKPDLIDVHAQSLAALQAYSHWLAQFYSEVQRQSQARFLSLVTTAMDSIAPIISSKVPEKLLLSACHLLVSIATTVRPVFLVTLPAVQNIFNLITDTSARRLPPEARVLVCRALNNTLLLPWPNLPEGEQQWTTRSSNHASLLSALTRDYRLLRGNASLQHRRMGPEDMKTLVQQTLQVLKDIVESISGESTKSRQICYQSLQESVQVSLVLFPVFIHQPDVTDEMLTFFLTLLQGLRVQMGVPFTEQIIQTFLNMFTREQLAESIHHEGSAGCRVVEKFLKILQVVVQEPGQAFKPFLPSIISLCMEQVYPIVAERPSPDVKAELFELLYQVLHHNWRYFFKSSVLASVQRAASEEPMENEAQFIAIMQAFGQSFLQPDIHIFRQNLSYLESLNGKQKLYHKKLFRTSMLFHFINVLLQVLVHRSHDLLQDEIALAVYNMASVDFDGFYSAFLPEFLSSCHGVDSNQRTVLGRNFKMDQDLPSFTQSVHRLVNDLRYYRLCNSSLPPGTVKL; encoded by the exons GCTTCCGAGGAGGCCTCGTTGCGGGCTTTGGAGAGCCTGATGACGGAGTTCTTCCACAGCTGCACCACAAACCAGCGCAAGAGAGAGATCG AGGAGCTCTTGAACAACTTCGCCCAGCAGATCGGAGCCTGGAGGTTCTGCCTGTACTTCCTGTCCAACACGCACAACGAGTACGTCATGATGTACAGCTTGACGGTGTTTGAG AATCTGATCAATAAGATGTGGATGGGTGTGGCGTCCGAGGACAAAGTGGAGATCCGCACCTGCCTCCCCAAACTGCTGCTGTCCGAGCACAAAGTGCTGCCCTACTTCATCCGCAACAAGCTGTGCAAGGTGATCGTGGACATCGGCAGGCAGGACTGGCCCATGTTCTACCACGACTTCTTCAGCAGCACCCTGCAG CTGATCCAGTCTCCTTCTACATGTGCACTTGGTCTAATTCTGCTGAAGACCACTTCAGAAGAACTGGCGTGCCCCCGGGAGGACCTCTCCGTGGCCCGTAAAGACGAGTTACGCAAGTTGCTGCTGCAGCAGGTGCCCACTGTGCTTGGCTTGCTTTCAG GAATTTTGGAGACGATCTGGGAGAAGCACAGTGTGACCGCTGCGACGCCACCGCCTTCTCCGACGTCGGCCGATGGGG ACAATTTGAACAATTTGCTCCAAGGCCCTTACTACTCGAAGCTGCTCTCTCAGCCTGTGCCACTCCTGGATGGCGAAAGTGAGCACCTCTGCTCCTTGGCGTTGGAGTGCTTGGCTCATCTCTTCAGCTGGATCCCCTTGTCCACCAGCATCACGCCATCCCTGCTGGCCACCATCTTTCACTTTGCTCGCCTGGGCTGCGACGTCCGTGGCGGAAGAGGCAAGAGCAAGTCGGGGGGCGGTCTGTCTCTGAATGGCAGCACGTGCCTCGCGGATGGAGATGCCAGTCTCGAGCAGGCAcgcctgggcgtcctggccatgACCTGCATCAACGAACTCATGTCAAAGAACTGTGTGCCCTTGGACTTTGAGGAGTACCTCCTGCGAATGTTCCAGCAGACCTTCTTCTTGCTGCAGAAGCTGACCCGAGACAACAACGCTCACACGGTCAAGAGCAGACTGGAGGACGTCGATGACAG CTACATGGAGAAGTTCACGGATTTCCTGCGGCTCTTTGTCAGCGTCCACTTGAGGAGGATCGAGTCGAATGCCCAGTTTCCTGTGGTGCAGTTTTTAGAGCTGCTCTTCAAGTACACCTTCCATCAG CCCACTCATGAAGGGTACTTCTCCTGCCTGGACATCTGGACCATCTTCTTGGACTACCTGACCACCAAAATCAAGAGCCGCCTGGCCGACAGAGACACGGTGTTGAACAG GTACAGAGACGCCTTGGTGCTCTTGCTCAGGGAGGTGCTGAACCGAATCCAGTTCCGCTACAACCAGGCACAGCTGGAAGAGCTGGACGACGAGACCCTCGACGATGAC CAGCAGACAGAATGGCAGCGTTACCTGCGGCAGAGCTTGGAAGTGGTGGCCAAGGTCATGGAGCTTCTCCCGTCGCACGCCTTCTCGACACTG TTTCCCGTGTTGCAGGAGAATCTCGAGGTGTACCTCGGCCTGCGGCAGTTCATCGTCACGTCGGGCTCGG CGCGGAGGCTGAACATCACAGCAGAGAACGACTGCCGGCGCCTGCACTGCTCCCTGCGGGACTTGAGTTCGCTGCTGCAGGCCGTTGGCAGGCTGGCCGAGTATTTCATCGGAGACGTCTTCGGAGTTCGCTTTAACGACGCCTTCACCGTGGTGGACAG ACTCGTGGAGGTGACGTGCTACGCCTCGCAGGTCAGTCTGTATGACTTGGAAACTGCTGTGCCCTCCGTGCTGAAGCCTGACCTGATTGATGT CCACGCCCAGTCCCTGGCTGCCCTGCAGGCCTACTCCCATTGGCTGGCGCAGTTCTACAGTGAAGTGCAGCGACAGAGCCAGGCGCGGTTTTTGTCTCTGGTCACCACTGCCATGGACTCCATCGCGCCCATCATCAGCTCCAAG GTGCCAGAGAAGTTGCTGCTGTCGGCGTGCCATCTGCTCGTGTCGATCGCCACGACGGTGCGGCCCGTGTTCCTGGTGACCCTGCCAGCTGTGCAGAACATCTTCAACCTGATCACCGACACTTCGGCGCGGAGGCTTCCTCCTGAG GCCCGGGTGTTGGTGTGCAGGGCCCTGAACAACACGCTGCTCTTACCGTGGCCCAACCTGCCGGAGGGCGAGCAGCAGTGGACCACCCGCTCCAGCAATCACGCCAGCCTTCTGTCTGCCCTGACACGGGACTACCGACTGCTCCGTGGCAATGCCAGCCTGCAGCACCGCAGAATGGGCCCTGAAGACA TGAAGACCCTGGTGCAGCAGACCCTGCAAGTCCTCAAAGACATCGTGGAGAGCATCTCGGGGGAGTCGACCAAATCGCGGCAGATCTGCTACCAGTCGCTGCAGGAGTCGGTGCAGGTGTCCCTTGTGCTCTTCCCGGTCTTCATACATCAGCCAG ACGTCACGGACGAGATGCTCACCTTCTTCCTCACTCTGCTGCAAGGCCTGAGGGTGCAGATGGGAGTTCCCTTCACTGAACAAATCATTCAGACCTTCCTCAACATGTTTACCAG GGAGCAGCTTGCCGAGAGCATCCACCACGAGGGCAGCGCCGGATGTCGGGTGGTGGAGAAGTTCCTGAAGATCCTGCAGGTTGTGGTACAGGAGCCCGGCCAGGCCTTCAAGCCCTTCCTCCCCAGCATCATCTCGCTGTGCATGGAGCAGGTGTACCCGATTGTGGCCGAG AGGCCATCGCCGGACGTGAAGGCCGAGCTCTTCGAGTTGCTCTATCAGGTTCTGCACCATAACTGGAGGTACTTCTTCAAGTCGTCAGTGCTGGCCAGCGTGCAGAGGGCCGCTTCAGAGGAGCCCATGGAGAATGAAGCGCAGTTTATTGCCATCATGCAG GCTTTTGGGCAGTCGTTCCTCCAGCCAGACATCCACATATTCCGACAGAACTTGTCTTACTTGGAGTCCCTGAACGGCAAACAGAAGCTGTACCACAAG AAGCTCTTCCGCACCTCCATGCTCTTCCACTTCATCAACGTTCTGCTGCAGGTTTTGGTGCACAGGAGCCACGACTTGCTGCAGGACGAGATCGCGCTGGCCGTCTACAACATGGCGTCTGTCGACTTTGACGGCTTCTACTCCGCCTTCCTGCCCGAGTTTCTCAGCAGCTGCCATGGCGTGGACTCCAATCAGCGCACGGTGTTGGGGCGCAACTTCAAGATGGACcag GACCTGCCATCCTTCACCCAGAGTGTGCACAGGCTGGTGAACGACCTGCGGTACTACAGACTTTGCAACAGCAGTTTGCCACCTGGGACGGTGAAACTCTAG
- the nme4 gene encoding nucleoside diphosphate kinase, mitochondrial: protein MVLLLQRCLVFRSLLRSPRGVSGSHAAKESPAVAWAAERGRQPVRGCLRLDSYSTKSGIAGVAERTLIAVKPDGVQKRLIGQIIQRFEQRGFKLVAMKFLKAPEDLLARHYHDLHKKPFYPNLLRYMSSGPVVAMVWEGHNVIRTSRLMVGDTNPAEALPGTVRGDFSVHISRNVVHASDSVDGAQREIQLWFDRRELVDWECCDHSNTYQV from the exons ATGGTGCTGCTGCTTCAGCGGTGTCTGGTGTTTCGCAGCCTCCTGCGGAGTCCCCGGGGTGTGAGCGGATCGCACGCCGCTAAGGAGAGTCCAGCCGTGGCATGGGCTGCAGAGAGAGGCCGCCAGCCTGTCCGCGGGTGCCTCCGCCTGGACTCGTACAGCACCAAGTCGG GCATCGCCGGAGTGGCAGAGCGAACTCTGATTGCGGTGAAGCCTGATGGCGTTCAGAAGCGGCTCATCGGGCAGATCATCCAGCGCTTCGAGCAGAGGGGCTTCAAACTGGTGGCCATGAAGTTCCTCAAG GCCCCCGAGGACCTCCTGGCGCGTCACTACCACGACCTCCACAAGAAGCCCTTCTACCCAAACCTTCTGCGCTACATGAGCTCCGGGCCCGTCGTGGCGATG GTGTGGGAAGGCCACAACGTCATCCGCACCTCCCGCCTGATGGTCGGGGACACCAATCCGGCCGAAGCTCTGCCAGGGACGGTCCGGGGGGACTTCAGCGTGCACATCAGCAG gaATGTGGTTCATGCCAGTGACTCAGTGGATGGTGCCCAGCGGGAGATCCAGCTCTGGTTTGACCGGCGAGAGCTTGTGGACTGGGAGTGCTGCGACCACAGCAACACCTACCAGGTGTGA